One Rhodospirillales bacterium DNA segment encodes these proteins:
- a CDS encoding EAL domain-containing protein, whose protein sequence is MNALEAVDFSGADFEERAHRLRDFAKASSEWFWETDADLRFIWFSEEMDQRMGIPARDMIGKKRGDLGADRDPDADWQSHFADLQARRPFRDFCYRVRTADGAEVHLSVSGVPVFDDTGAFRGYRGTGCNITAEVEDRRRRREAEERLRIAFSTSTSAIAISRLADGLLLDVNEAMERYIGCSRRELIGRSSVEMGFWASALERDAWRQSLIATGSMRDRPHSLVRKDGQCRFGLLSARMFLVDGVPHAFVSIDDITETHKAKLELRKLSHAVEQSSTAIHITNTNGVIEYINKSFSQLTGYSSEECIGNTPALLKSNLIPIDFYKEMWKTISEGKDFLGELYNKKKNGDLYWANIRISPVRDADGALTHYIGIQVDMTARKNAEDELRASEERYRSIVESSLLGVCIEQDGRPVFANQTFTDIFGYTHSQDITGLDQWDALWPVEDRRRIAEVIGADASSTNGGVFGVSGTLQCDADGEDGEIGVADDGEGGSRCIEVRGRRFDGSDVFVLAQFKRIPWKGAHATQASVVDITLRKRIEAKLQFQANYDALTGLPNRSLALDRLERAIRGARRRGGKIGVLFIDFDHFKQINDTLGHAIGDDFLFRAAERIKSVTREEDTAARFGGDEFAVILPHIQTSADALVVAKRIVAAMAQPFILRGKAVLAGASIGASIYPEHGDDAETLIKHADAAMYVAKNEGRGTVRLFCDDPSGRGKRAKPLESDLRRAIERDELSIYYRPIVDLTSRAIVAGEAMGRWAHPQFGEVGHGKFLRIAEESGLMTTIGAWMMRRSCADARQWMDRGHTDVNVSVPVSCHQFRDASLLDSVRRELAASGLDATSLELELAERLLIDATNEIVAIVRQLKSFGVRFTVSGFGIGGASINALSRLPLDAVKIDPSFIGAMLDDQGHAKVIDALIAVAQRLGLRVIAEGVETVAQLSLLKSFGCATAHGQYFTPPLPSGEFIALLDSWALFRPPALPLEFASGVA, encoded by the coding sequence ATGAATGCTCTCGAAGCCGTCGATTTTTCGGGCGCAGATTTCGAAGAGCGCGCGCACCGACTGCGCGACTTCGCCAAGGCAAGTTCCGAATGGTTCTGGGAGACGGATGCCGATCTGCGATTCATCTGGTTCTCCGAGGAAATGGACCAGCGCATGGGAATCCCCGCCCGCGATATGATTGGCAAGAAACGCGGCGATCTCGGCGCCGACCGGGACCCGGATGCGGATTGGCAAAGCCATTTCGCCGACCTGCAGGCTCGCCGCCCGTTTCGCGATTTCTGCTATCGTGTCCGTACGGCCGACGGCGCCGAGGTTCATCTGAGTGTCAGCGGGGTTCCGGTGTTCGACGACACGGGTGCGTTCCGTGGCTATCGTGGAACCGGTTGCAATATCACCGCCGAAGTTGAAGATCGGCGTCGCCGGCGCGAGGCCGAGGAGCGCTTGCGTATCGCTTTCAGCACATCCACCAGCGCCATCGCCATCAGCCGCCTCGCAGACGGCCTGTTGCTTGACGTTAATGAAGCGATGGAGCGATACATCGGTTGTTCGCGGCGCGAGCTGATCGGTCGGTCATCGGTCGAGATGGGTTTCTGGGCGTCGGCGCTGGAGCGGGACGCATGGCGACAATCGTTGATCGCGACCGGCAGCATGCGCGACAGACCACACTCGCTTGTTCGCAAGGACGGGCAGTGCCGTTTCGGGCTCTTGTCAGCACGCATGTTTCTGGTCGACGGCGTACCGCACGCTTTCGTCAGCATTGACGATATTACCGAAACCCACAAAGCAAAACTGGAGCTTCGAAAGCTGTCGCACGCGGTCGAACAAAGTTCCACAGCGATACATATTACAAATACTAACGGTGTAATCGAATATATAAATAAGAGCTTTTCACAGCTAACAGGTTATTCAAGCGAAGAATGTATTGGAAATACCCCGGCTTTGCTAAAGTCAAATCTGATACCCATAGATTTTTACAAAGAAATGTGGAAAACAATATCAGAAGGAAAAGATTTTCTAGGAGAATTATATAATAAAAAGAAGAATGGAGATCTATATTGGGCAAATATTCGGATATCACCGGTACGTGATGCCGATGGAGCGCTTACCCATTATATCGGTATTCAAGTTGATATGACGGCGCGTAAGAATGCTGAAGATGAGCTACGTGCGAGCGAGGAGCGGTATCGCTCCATCGTCGAATCATCTTTGCTTGGCGTCTGTATCGAACAGGACGGCAGACCGGTCTTCGCAAACCAGACGTTTACGGATATTTTCGGATACACACACTCGCAAGACATTACCGGGCTTGATCAATGGGACGCGTTGTGGCCTGTGGAGGATCGGCGGCGGATTGCCGAGGTGATTGGTGCCGACGCAAGCTCCACGAACGGCGGTGTCTTTGGCGTTTCCGGCACCTTACAATGCGACGCGGACGGCGAAGACGGCGAGATCGGGGTGGCGGACGACGGGGAGGGCGGGTCGCGGTGCATCGAGGTGCGCGGCAGGCGGTTCGACGGCTCAGACGTCTTCGTGCTGGCGCAGTTCAAACGAATTCCCTGGAAGGGTGCGCACGCGACCCAGGCGAGTGTCGTCGATATCACCCTGCGCAAGCGCATCGAAGCCAAGCTGCAGTTTCAAGCGAATTACGATGCGCTCACCGGCCTGCCCAATCGATCGCTGGCGCTCGATCGCCTGGAGCGCGCGATCCGTGGCGCTCGCAGGCGCGGGGGCAAAATCGGTGTCCTGTTCATCGACTTTGATCATTTCAAGCAAATCAACGATACCCTTGGCCATGCGATTGGCGACGATTTTTTGTTTCGTGCCGCCGAACGGATAAAGTCGGTTACTCGCGAGGAAGACACCGCCGCGCGTTTTGGCGGGGATGAGTTCGCCGTCATCCTGCCGCACATTCAGACCTCAGCCGATGCGCTCGTCGTCGCCAAGCGGATTGTCGCCGCCATGGCGCAGCCCTTCATCCTGCGCGGCAAAGCGGTCCTCGCCGGCGCCAGTATCGGTGCCTCTATCTACCCTGAGCACGGGGACGACGCCGAAACCCTGATCAAGCACGCGGATGCCGCGATGTACGTCGCCAAGAACGAGGGGCGGGGAACGGTTCGCCTGTTTTGCGACGATCCGTCCGGACGCGGAAAACGTGCGAAACCTTTGGAATCGGACCTGCGCCGCGCGATCGAGCGCGATGAACTGTCGATCTATTACCGCCCGATCGTCGACCTGACGTCGAGAGCGATTGTCGCTGGCGAAGCGATGGGGCGATGGGCGCATCCGCAGTTCGGCGAGGTTGGTCACGGCAAGTTTCTGCGCATTGCCGAGGAATCCGGCCTCATGACGACGATCGGCGCATGGATGATGCGGCGAAGCTGCGCGGACGCGCGCCAGTGGATGGATCGCGGTCATACCGACGTCAATGTGTCGGTTCCGGTTTCTTGCCATCAGTTTCGAGACGCATCGCTGCTCGACAGCGTTCGGCGGGAGCTCGCTGCCAGCGGCCTCGATGCGACCAGCCTCGAACTGGAACTTGCCGAGCGTCTGCTGATTGATGCGACCAACGAAATTGTCGCCATCGTTCGTCAGCTCAAGTCCTTCGGAGTCCGTTTCACGGTCTCCGGCTTCGGTATTGGCGGCGCGTCAATCAACGCTCTTTCACGCTTACCACTCGACGCGGTGAAAATTGATCCATCGTTTATCGGTGCTATGCTCGATGATCAAGGTCATGCCAAAGTGATCGACGCCTTGATCGCCGTCGCGCAGCGGCTTGGTCTTCGTGTCATCGCCGAAGGTGTCGAGACGGTAGCGCAGCTCTCCTTACTTAAATCTTTTGGCTGTGCTACGGCACATGGACAGTATTTTACACCTCCCCTTCCATCAGGCGAATTTATCGCGCTGCTCGATTCCTGGGCGCTGTTTCGGCCGCCCGCATTGCCGCTTGAGTTTGCCAGCGGCGTTGCCTAA
- a CDS encoding PHB depolymerase family esterase encodes MKTGLRRYEFSERLADILGASRRDVRVRVTLLVTGGLIPPGPRGPGAPPATADYAADLLVGVMAAPQQIHTVEAVRCFRALRPTAIADDATSPGVIVGVPATRRDHRQRAAPPLALAQFEFGDALARLLDEARDGDVRAIARDVFGVWVNRGFPVAALQLAAWMDGRRTVIAQRYELPEGGQLPAWLDPGRGGTADPGLFHSVFLPVSKLIEIAALTAPSEKGTPSVIELGQTISSLAHLARNGRHRRAWEKFVSVAESAQAAVDAAAGTAADTAQARAPRLTEVTDFGSNPGNLKMLAYVPESLGATPALVVVLHGCTQTATSYDTGTGWSTLAERYGFALLLPEQRRTNNPMRCFNWFRTDDNARDSGEALSIRQMIDEMAARHGIDHSRVFVTGLSAGGAMTSVMLATYPEVFAGGAVIAGVPYRSASGLQEAFEVIFQGPTRPAQDWGDLVRAASLHQGPWPKIAVWHGDADSTVKPSNAAESVKQWLDVHGLAATEPEVERTQRFVRSVWKDESGAARVESVVVAGMAHGAPIDPSGEDGCGVAGPFIVDAGVSSSLMIARSWGLIGERRPAIDVSFEAEPTRAPKAKATEPDASIAPPVMAAPPAEAIRPTVLDKEVPALAPRTDGLPVAIEIPIRTASPQSDSSPGKAERMDERKADAPGADQTARRGGEGPSPGVDIGGILGRAFEAAGALRSLRQARRQGPSAGLRAGGIDVQGLIEKSLETAERFAALGEKRSGQAGSGPGARPSGRGTIGGIDVQSILTKSFEAAGLLHPRGDGPSRPGRTVDIAGSGWEGDGWQLLDDADRGPGGGRVLFGYASSGVNCDIGNKVMVASRTLTLGGSPQLSYQRKLSLDAAINILTTASFSVLVDGIPVDEVSVRGMEFSEDEWTLRGGIDLARFAGRNVTLTVELAANSNVCIEVAAKAWITGITIEDVAAA; translated from the coding sequence ATGAAAACAGGACTGAGACGATACGAATTCAGCGAGCGGCTGGCCGATATCCTTGGGGCGTCGCGCCGCGACGTCCGGGTGCGCGTGACGCTCCTTGTTACCGGCGGCCTGATCCCTCCCGGTCCACGTGGTCCCGGCGCACCGCCGGCAACCGCCGATTATGCCGCCGATCTTCTCGTCGGTGTCATGGCGGCTCCACAACAGATTCACACTGTGGAGGCTGTCCGCTGCTTTCGCGCGCTTAGACCAACGGCGATCGCCGACGATGCGACCAGTCCTGGCGTTATTGTCGGCGTTCCCGCCACCCGGCGCGATCACCGTCAACGCGCCGCGCCGCCGCTGGCTCTCGCTCAATTTGAGTTCGGTGACGCACTTGCCCGTCTGCTCGACGAGGCACGAGACGGCGACGTCCGCGCCATCGCCCGGGATGTGTTCGGCGTCTGGGTAAACCGCGGCTTTCCGGTCGCGGCGCTGCAACTCGCCGCCTGGATGGACGGCAGGCGCACCGTGATCGCACAGCGCTACGAATTACCCGAAGGCGGCCAGTTGCCCGCCTGGCTCGACCCCGGTCGCGGCGGAACCGCCGATCCGGGCCTTTTCCACAGCGTGTTTCTGCCAGTCAGCAAGCTGATCGAGATCGCTGCTCTTACTGCCCCATCAGAAAAAGGGACGCCCTCCGTGATCGAACTCGGACAGACGATATCCAGCCTCGCTCATCTCGCCCGTAATGGCCGCCATCGGCGCGCATGGGAAAAATTCGTCTCGGTCGCGGAAAGCGCGCAAGCCGCGGTCGACGCGGCGGCGGGCACAGCGGCAGACACTGCCCAAGCGCGCGCTCCGCGCCTCACCGAGGTCACTGACTTCGGCAGCAATCCCGGCAACCTGAAGATGCTGGCCTACGTGCCGGAAAGCCTCGGTGCGACACCGGCGCTGGTCGTCGTGCTGCACGGGTGCACCCAGACGGCGACCTCCTACGACACCGGCACCGGCTGGTCGACACTCGCCGAGCGCTACGGTTTCGCCCTTTTGCTTCCCGAACAGCGGCGGACGAACAATCCGATGCGTTGCTTCAACTGGTTTCGCACCGACGATAACGCTCGCGACTCAGGCGAGGCCCTGTCGATCCGCCAGATGATCGACGAGATGGCCGCCCGCCACGGCATCGATCACTCGCGCGTCTTTGTCACCGGTCTATCGGCCGGCGGGGCGATGACCTCCGTCATGCTCGCCACATACCCCGAGGTTTTCGCCGGTGGAGCGGTCATCGCCGGCGTGCCCTATCGCAGCGCCAGCGGCCTGCAGGAGGCGTTCGAGGTGATCTTTCAAGGACCCACCCGGCCGGCGCAAGACTGGGGCGATCTCGTTCGCGCCGCTTCGCTGCACCAGGGGCCGTGGCCGAAAATCGCCGTCTGGCACGGCGATGCCGATTCGACCGTCAAGCCCAGCAACGCCGCGGAGAGCGTCAAGCAGTGGCTCGACGTGCACGGCCTCGCGGCGACGGAACCGGAGGTGGAGCGCACCCAGCGTTTCGTGCGCAGCGTTTGGAAGGACGAAAGCGGGGCAGCGCGCGTCGAGTCCGTCGTTGTCGCAGGCATGGCTCACGGCGCGCCGATCGATCCCTCCGGCGAGGACGGCTGTGGTGTGGCCGGCCCGTTCATCGTCGACGCGGGTGTCTCGTCAAGCCTGATGATTGCTCGTTCCTGGGGTCTGATTGGCGAGCGCCGTCCGGCAATCGACGTTTCGTTTGAAGCGGAACCGACACGCGCGCCAAAAGCAAAGGCAACGGAGCCGGACGCTTCGATCGCCCCGCCGGTTATGGCCGCGCCGCCGGCCGAGGCGATACGGCCCACCGTCCTCGACAAGGAAGTACCGGCCCTCGCGCCGCGAACGGACGGACTGCCGGTCGCAATCGAAATCCCCATTCGCACCGCGTCGCCACAGTCGGATTCATCACCCGGTAAGGCCGAACGCATGGACGAGCGCAAGGCCGATGCGCCCGGCGCCGATCAGACGGCGCGGCGTGGCGGGGAGGGGCCATCGCCAGGTGTCGATATTGGCGGGATCCTTGGCAGGGCGTTCGAGGCGGCGGGGGCGTTGAGAAGTCTGCGCCAGGCCCGACGGCAGGGACCGTCGGCGGGACTCCGCGCCGGCGGCATTGACGTGCAGGGCCTGATCGAAAAATCGCTCGAGACGGCCGAGCGCTTCGCCGCACTGGGCGAGAAGCGCAGTGGACAGGCCGGCTCCGGCCCGGGCGCCAGGCCCTCGGGACGCGGTACGATCGGTGGCATTGATGTGCAGTCGATCCTGACCAAGTCGTTCGAGGCGGCAGGTCTGCTGCATCCCCGCGGCGATGGGCCGTCACGCCCTGGTCGCACTGTAGATATCGCCGGGTCCGGCTGGGAAGGCGATGGCTGGCAGCTTCTCGACGATGCGGACAGGGGGCCGGGTGGCGGGCGGGTCCTGTTCGGTTACGCATCATCGGGCGTCAACTGCGATATCGGCAACAAGGTCATGGTGGCGTCGCGTACGCTCACGCTCGGAGGCAGCCCCCAGTTGAGTTACCAGCGCAAACTGTCGCTGGATGCCGCGATCAACATCCTGACGACAGCGAGCTTCAGCGTCCTGGTCGACGGTATTCCGGTCGACGAAGTCTCCGTCCGCGGCATGGAGTTCAGCGAGGACGAATGGACCTTGCGCGGCGGCATCGATCTCGCCCGTTTTGCCGGTCGTAACGTAACCCTGACCGTCGAACTCGCCGCCAATTCCAATGTCTGCATCGAAGTTGCGGCGAAAGCCTGGATCACCGGCATCACCATCGAAGATGTTGCTGCAGCCTGA
- a CDS encoding GTPase/DUF3482 domain-containing protein, with the protein MTPGSQALPDGLVPLKIAIVGHTNTGKTSLVRTLTRDANFGDVSNRAATTRCVEGSTLLVKGRPFIELYDTPGLEDPGGLLELIDGRRGDGRADWIDVIEAFLASDEARGRFSQEAQAIRQVLASDAALYVVDARDRVLGKNRDELEILGRCARPVVPVLNFVAGSGAQTAAWRAHLGRINMHAIAEFDTVVFDATGEQRLFETMRVLLARFRPTLDALIAERASERARLVRSAAELLADLLIDAAAFSLIVPETEIDRQHESIAALQRTVRDGEQRCIAALLELFRFTSDAYEADRLPLEDGQWGIDLFSPAALRQFGIRAGSAAAAGGLAGVAIDVVTGGLSLGAAAILGAALGALWGSVATHGRRLGDVFRGFTELKVTEETLRLLAARETLLIEALLRRGHAAQQAIPASRSDEDAVRRHAWMDRSLPETLVDARIHPEWSRFAVLDARAAPNDRDRTIARDRLADQIEHHLAQVESQAIGKAPSETRAG; encoded by the coding sequence ATGACCCCCGGATCGCAGGCGCTGCCGGACGGACTCGTGCCGCTCAAGATCGCCATCGTCGGCCATACGAACACCGGAAAAACGTCGCTGGTGCGCACGTTGACCCGCGATGCCAACTTTGGCGACGTTTCAAATCGGGCGGCGACCACGCGTTGCGTCGAGGGCAGTACCCTGCTGGTCAAGGGGCGACCGTTTATCGAGCTCTACGATACGCCCGGCCTCGAGGATCCCGGCGGATTGCTGGAATTGATCGACGGGCGGCGCGGCGACGGCAGAGCGGACTGGATCGATGTCATCGAAGCCTTTCTCGCCAGCGACGAGGCGCGCGGCCGCTTTTCCCAGGAAGCCCAGGCGATCCGTCAGGTGCTGGCGAGCGACGCCGCCCTTTACGTGGTCGACGCGCGCGACCGGGTGCTGGGCAAGAACCGGGACGAACTGGAAATTCTCGGACGATGCGCCCGGCCTGTCGTTCCGGTACTCAACTTCGTCGCCGGATCGGGCGCGCAAACGGCCGCTTGGCGCGCGCATCTCGGCCGGATCAATATGCATGCCATCGCCGAATTCGATACCGTCGTCTTCGACGCCACGGGCGAACAGCGGCTGTTCGAGACGATGCGCGTCCTGCTCGCCCGCTTCCGTCCGACGCTCGACGCGCTGATCGCGGAGCGCGCGAGCGAACGCGCGCGGCTCGTCCGCTCCGCTGCGGAGCTGCTCGCCGACCTGCTGATCGACGCCGCCGCCTTTTCGCTCATCGTGCCGGAGACGGAGATCGACCGACAGCACGAGAGCATCGCAGCGCTGCAGCGGACGGTCCGCGACGGCGAACAGCGTTGCATCGCGGCGTTGCTGGAGCTGTTCCGCTTCACGTCCGATGCGTACGAGGCTGACCGGCTACCGCTTGAAGACGGCCAGTGGGGCATTGATCTGTTCAGCCCTGCGGCGCTCCGCCAGTTCGGCATTCGTGCCGGCAGCGCCGCGGCCGCTGGCGGGCTCGCCGGAGTCGCCATCGATGTCGTCACCGGCGGCCTGTCGCTCGGCGCCGCGGCCATTCTCGGCGCCGCCCTGGGCGCCCTGTGGGGCAGCGTTGCGACTCACGGCCGGCGATTAGGCGACGTCTTTCGCGGCTTCACCGAGCTCAAGGTGACGGAGGAAACGCTAAGGCTTCTCGCCGCGCGCGAAACCTTGCTGATCGAAGCGCTGCTGCGCCGGGGTCATGCCGCGCAGCAGGCAATCCCGGCGAGCCGATCCGATGAGGATGCCGTGCGACGTCACGCCTGGATGGATCGATCATTACCGGAGACCTTGGTCGACGCGCGCATTCACCCCGAATGGTCGCGCTTCGCCGTGCTTGACGCCCGCGCCGCCCCCAACGATCGCGACCGTACCATCGCCCGCGACCGCCTTGCCGATCAGATCGAACACCACCTCGCGCAGGTGGAATCCCAAGCCATCGGCAAAGCCCCATCCGAAACCCGCGCCGGCTGA
- a CDS encoding DUF2868 domain-containing protein, protein MPNAARGRLLAEGVRHYEEARGAPLDEPAAEAAARAAGGDLEERIIVRARHLTIAAPLLAAFARLRETTVIATAIAAIIAASAGAASVRVVLGSHGDGPVNVFWAIASLLGLHTLTLLIWLALIVFGPGGAAASILGRGVAAMGGWLSRRFGHGHVELAAVRAASSVHAEGKSACWSLSAMAHTLWIAFLTGCILSALIMLGTRQYDFAWETTILSEPAYITATRTLATPLDALGFAVPDAEQVAASRWRAEGKAFGESRIAWGGLLIGCLLLYGLAPRSVALLVSLIALSCARRRFRLDLTHAGFARLSRRLMPIARPTGVRDSDDAMRRDIQDDKTIAPDVLPIAGQGPAGILGFEIEPPSSGWPPDLRGLRWQDFGFIDDRQDRQRVIADLSEASGLRALVVVCSLAATPDRGTGVVLDALRRSSPCPLVVVLSDGQRVRERMPRVEVEQRIADWQALAMLAGVAAAYIVACDLPHLTDASRDRLARLLAGGTGDATAPDAHAGAERLARAFALIVSRARTWTAAPGVHEQAALHRAIADVYASSGEPRWQTILRARAAGAAPRLDDLKSGARRMVALLPARLRADPRWLAAGAAAGALGCIAAAGLIAPAAIAALPAWAGLGAGAAALLGPSLATSHNDSDSPADLSQAVRAAALFALLLELQGRDEAAIGRSLDGIVGDDVPPPIADADTARSWLDTLAQRFERIRGEEEP, encoded by the coding sequence GTGCCCAACGCAGCACGGGGCCGTCTGCTGGCCGAGGGCGTACGCCACTACGAGGAGGCGCGCGGCGCACCGCTTGACGAGCCGGCGGCGGAAGCGGCGGCGCGTGCCGCGGGAGGCGATCTGGAGGAGCGGATTATCGTTCGCGCACGACACCTGACGATAGCGGCGCCCCTGCTCGCCGCGTTTGCCCGGCTGCGCGAGACGACGGTTATCGCGACGGCGATCGCCGCGATCATCGCCGCCTCTGCCGGCGCCGCTTCGGTGCGCGTCGTGTTGGGATCGCACGGCGACGGGCCGGTCAACGTTTTCTGGGCAATCGCCAGCCTCCTCGGCCTGCATACGCTGACACTGCTGATCTGGCTGGCGCTGATCGTCTTTGGACCGGGCGGCGCCGCAGCGAGCATCCTCGGCAGAGGCGTCGCCGCGATGGGCGGATGGCTCAGCCGCCGGTTTGGCCACGGTCACGTCGAACTTGCCGCCGTGCGCGCCGCCAGCAGTGTGCACGCCGAAGGCAAGAGTGCATGCTGGTCATTGAGCGCGATGGCGCACACGCTGTGGATCGCGTTTCTCACCGGCTGCATCTTATCGGCGCTGATCATGCTCGGCACCCGGCAATACGATTTCGCCTGGGAAACCACGATCTTGTCCGAACCCGCCTACATAACGGCGACGCGGACCCTGGCAACACCACTCGACGCTCTCGGCTTTGCCGTGCCGGACGCGGAGCAGGTTGCCGCCAGCCGGTGGCGCGCCGAAGGCAAGGCTTTCGGCGAGTCCCGGATTGCCTGGGGCGGCCTCCTGATCGGCTGCCTGCTGCTCTACGGTCTTGCTCCGCGCAGTGTGGCACTCCTGGTGAGCCTGATCGCCCTTTCTTGCGCCCGGCGGCGCTTTCGCCTCGACTTAACGCACGCGGGTTTCGCCCGCCTCAGTCGTCGGCTGATGCCGATCGCCCGGCCGACCGGCGTGCGCGACAGCGACGACGCGATGAGACGGGATATACAGGACGACAAGACCATTGCGCCGGATGTCCTGCCGATCGCCGGCCAAGGTCCCGCCGGCATTCTCGGGTTTGAGATCGAGCCTCCCAGCTCGGGCTGGCCACCTGATCTTCGCGGCTTGCGCTGGCAGGATTTCGGCTTCATCGACGATCGGCAGGATCGGCAACGGGTGATCGCGGACCTGAGCGAGGCGAGCGGCTTGCGCGCCCTCGTCGTCGTCTGCTCGCTGGCAGCGACACCCGACCGCGGCACCGGCGTCGTGCTGGACGCCCTGCGCCGATCCAGCCCCTGCCCGCTCGTCGTCGTGCTCAGCGACGGCCAGCGTGTGCGCGAACGCATGCCGCGCGTTGAGGTCGAACAACGAATCGCCGACTGGCAGGCGCTGGCCATGCTTGCCGGCGTCGCGGCCGCATACATCGTCGCCTGCGACCTGCCGCACCTGACGGACGCAAGCCGAGACCGCCTCGCACGCCTCCTTGCCGGCGGCACGGGCGATGCGACAGCGCCGGACGCACACGCCGGCGCTGAGCGCCTGGCACGCGCTTTCGCGCTCATCGTGTCCCGCGCGCGCACCTGGACAGCGGCGCCGGGCGTACACGAGCAAGCCGCGCTGCACCGGGCGATCGCCGATGTCTACGCGAGCAGCGGCGAGCCGCGCTGGCAGACCATCCTGCGGGCGCGCGCGGCCGGCGCCGCACCGCGCCTCGACGATCTCAAATCCGGCGCCCGTCGCATGGTGGCGCTGCTGCCCGCCCGCTTGCGGGCAGACCCGCGCTGGCTTGCCGCCGGCGCCGCGGCGGGCGCATTAGGCTGCATTGCCGCGGCAGGCTTGATCGCGCCGGCGGCAATCGCTGCGTTGCCGGCATGGGCCGGGCTCGGCGCCGGCGCCGCAGCGCTGCTGGGACCTTCTCTCGCCACGTCCCACAACGATTCCGATTCGCCCGCCGATCTTAGTCAGGCGGTCCGCGCTGCCGCCCTGTTCGCCCTCCTCCTCGAATTGCAAGGACGCGACGAAGCGGCGATCGGCCGCAGCCTGGACGGCATTGTCGGCGACGATGTCCCGCCACCGATCGCCGATGCCGACACGGCGCGGTCGTGGCTGGATACCCTCGCTCAGCGCTTTGAGCGCATCCGGGGGGAGGAAGAGCCATGA
- a CDS encoding response regulator, giving the protein MVKKILVVDDEPDLELLVTQKFRRRIGAGEYAFLFASDGEEALARLESHPDVDVVLSDINMPRMDGLTLLTRLQDLSSMLRTVIISAYGDMKNIRTAMNRGAFDFITKPIDFDDLEATIAKTIADLDALRRANQLRIEAERARANLARYFSPNLANYLADHPKALDLGGERRELTFLFTDLADFTPFVERLDPSIVVTVMNEYMGELSRIVFAHGGTIHTLVGDAIHAMFGAPLEHADHAARAVACALELDAFARAFSESKKAEAVPIGHTRIGVHTGAAIVGNFGGDAFFHYTAYGDAVNTAARLETANKQLGTRVCVSGETVRLIPDFVGRPVGTLMLKGKERGIDAFEPLDSTASQSRGMVNYRQAFELLAAGDPNATQSFAACVGANSDDRLATFHLRRLLAGQTGPVIALTGA; this is encoded by the coding sequence ATGGTCAAAAAGATCCTGGTTGTCGACGACGAGCCCGATCTCGAATTACTCGTAACGCAAAAATTTCGCCGCCGGATTGGCGCGGGCGAATACGCTTTCCTGTTCGCCAGTGACGGCGAGGAGGCGCTTGCACGGCTGGAAAGCCACCCGGATGTCGACGTCGTCCTGTCCGATATCAATATGCCCCGTATGGACGGGTTGACCCTGCTCACGCGCCTGCAAGACCTTTCAAGCATGCTGCGGACGGTGATCATCTCCGCTTACGGCGATATGAAGAACATTCGAACCGCGATGAATCGCGGCGCCTTCGACTTCATCACCAAGCCGATCGATTTCGACGATCTGGAAGCCACCATCGCCAAGACCATCGCCGACCTCGACGCCTTACGCCGCGCCAACCAGCTGCGAATCGAGGCGGAGCGGGCACGCGCCAATCTCGCGCGTTATTTCTCGCCTAATCTCGCCAATTATCTGGCTGACCACCCCAAAGCGCTCGATCTCGGCGGTGAGCGCCGGGAACTGACGTTCCTGTTTACTGACCTTGCCGACTTCACGCCGTTTGTCGAACGGCTTGATCCATCGATCGTCGTCACCGTCATGAACGAGTACATGGGGGAATTGTCCCGCATCGTCTTTGCGCATGGCGGAACCATCCATACGCTGGTCGGCGACGCCATTCACGCCATGTTCGGCGCTCCCCTCGAGCACGCGGACCATGCTGCCCGTGCTGTCGCCTGCGCCCTCGAGCTGGACGCATTCGCGCGCGCGTTTTCCGAGAGCAAGAAGGCGGAGGCGGTGCCGATCGGTCATACCCGCATTGGCGTGCATACCGGAGCCGCCATCGTCGGCAATTTCGGCGGTGACGCATTTTTCCACTACACCGCCTACGGCGATGCGGTCAACACGGCCGCGAGACTGGAGACGGCCAACAAACAACTCGGCACGCGCGTGTGCGTCAGTGGCGAAACGGTGCGTCTTATTCCGGATTTCGTCGGCCGGCCCGTTGGCACTCTCATGCTGAAGGGTAAGGAACGGGGGATTGACGCATTCGAGCCCCTCGATTCCACCGCCAGCCAGTCGCGGGGAATGGTGAACTACCGACAGGCATTTGAGCTACTGGCGGCCGGTGATCCGAACGCCACCCAGAGTTTCGCCGCCTGCGTCGGCGCCAACAGCGATGATCGGCTGGCTACCTTCCATCTCCGGCGGCTCCTCGCCGGCCAGACCGGCCCGGTCATCGCTCTGACGGGCGCCTAG